The following DNA comes from Candidatus Binataceae bacterium.
TTGTCGGGATGGCCTTCGGCCACCGATTCCGAGGTGAAGAGAAAATCCTTGAGCGGCATTTAGCGAGGTCTCCTTGAGGGCCGGCCGTGGCAAGCGCCCGGCTTCAGTATTCAGCAGGCTCGTCCGGCCCGGCGGCAAGGCAATGTCTGGGTTGGATGCGCAGCGAGCGCGCGCCGCACCATGTTCGATAGGTGAAGGTGTTCCATCCGGGATGAAAAAACGAATGACTTGATATAGCCAACCGCTGACGCGCGATCAAGAAGTCCTCCGCTGACCGCCAAGCGCTCCACGGTCAGCCGGTGCGGCCGGGCCGCCTGAAAGAGCATAAGCTTGCCCGGTTGCGGCGGGCAAGTCCGATCAGTCTTCTCAGTCTTCGCCAAACCGGTCCTGGAACAGGCGCTCCACCGCGTCGAGCGCGGCGCGCGCGGCGGGGCCGTCGGCGCGCACCTTGAGCCGCGCGCCCTGTGCCGCGCCGAGCATCATCAGGTTGATCACGCTGCGCGCGTCGGCCTGCCCGTCCTTGCCGATGATCGTAACTTTCGCCTGGAAGCGGCGCGCGGTTTCGGCGAGTTTGGTGGCGGCGCGCAGATGGAGCCCGAGCCGATTGGTCACCTCCACTGTCCCCTCCAGCACGCTCATCCCCTTCACGATAGACGCTGGCGCTCATGCGGTAAACCGCACGCATGCGCGGTTATCAAGCAGAGCCGGAAGCGGGCGGATGCGAACGCGGGGTCAGTCCGGGTCAGTCGTCGTCGTTATCGCCGCTAATTTGCGCCTCGAACATCTCGCGCAGGCGAGTTTCGATATCGGTGTCGCGCACGGTGCCTTCGCTGGCGCGCCAATCCTTAAGCGCGATCACGGCCTTGGACATGTTGCGATGGCCGCCGGCGCTGCCCATCTCGCCGAACAATTTGCGCACGACCTCGCCTGCGTTGCCCCGGCCGATCCCGTGATTGCGCACCGCGATCACCAGGTTGCCCTCGAGTTTGCCTGACACCACCACCCACTCCACGCCCTCGAACTGCAGGCAGAAGTCGGCCATCTGCACGATCAGGTCGTCGCGTTCGACGCGGCCGAGATGCAGCACCGCGATGCCTTCGTGGATTTTGAACCGGCGCATCACGCGCGCCAGCACGCGCGCGAAGCGCGTCGGCAGCTCGGGCCGGTCGATCTGGCGCAGCAGGCTGTAGTTGGCGTGCGGGTAAAGCTGGGTGAAGGCGTAGATGTCGTTGTCGGTTACTCGCCGCTTGAGCATCAGCGTGTCGCTGCGGATGCCGTAGAGCAGCGCGGTGGAGAGGCGCTCGCTGATGCGCTCGTCGGCAGCGACCAAGTACTCGGTCATGATGGTCGCGGTGGCGCCATAGCCGGGACGCACGTCCTGAAAAGCGGCGTTGTTAGGCGGATAGCCCGGATGATGGTCGATCACGATGTCGGCCCGGCGCAGCCGCCCGTTGAAGTAGGCCGGCTGCACATCGACCATCGCAACGCGGTCGAAGGCGGCCAGCTCCTCCGTGTCCGCGGGCGCGATCTCGATCTCCAGCAGATGCATCATGGTCTTGTTCTCCGGCCGCGTGACCGGAGTGAAGCTGAAGATCGGCGTGGTCAGCTTGTTGCGGCCCAGGAGCGTGCGGAGCGCAATCGCGCTCGACATCGCGTCCGGGTCCGGATCGTCCTGCAACAGGATCGCCACCCGGTCGCCTTCCGTCACCAGGGCGCGCAATTCCTTGATCTTATGCTTCGTCAGATTGATGTCCATGAAACGAAATAAATGCTTGTTGCTGAGACCCGGTGTGGTTCAAGCCGCAGCAGTGCTCCATTCACGCAGCGGGCCACACCTGCCCGAATAAATACGCCCCTGTCCCGGGCGTTCCCGATGCCGCCAATTTCGAGCTTTGAGGTAATATGCAGCCGAAGGTTTTAAAGGGGCAACCACTGGCCTGGAGGGAATGCTGTAACATGCCCCTCCAGCCCTATCAATGAGATAACCATGATATAACCATCGACTGGCCCCTGTCCTCTACAATGAGTGAGAAAAATTGTGAAATCTGCCGGCGCCCGATAAAAGAGTGGTTCCTGCACCTTGCTGTCGAGGATAGCGCTGGGTTCAGTCAAGACGCCTTTATTTGCGCTAATTGCGGTGTAAAATTGCGCCTGGCGTCGGAAAAAAACCGCGATCTGCAAATCGACCCCTGGCTGCACGAGGCGCTTGCGCGCGTGCTCAAAGGGAGAACATGACCGGGGGCGGGACATGACCGCGGCAGGACAAACCAATTTGGCAAGGAATTACTGTTGATGGCGTCGGCTGAGCCTACCGGACTTGACCTTTGGCCCTATGAAGAAGCCCGGCGGCTCGCCGAGCGGGTGGGCAATTACCCGTCCGGGCGCGAGGTGATCTTTGAAAGCGGCTTCGGCCCCTCAGGACTGCCGCATCTGGGCACGATGGGCGAGGTTTTGCGTCCCGCTTACGTCCAGCACGCCTTCGAAGTTCTCGGCGA
Coding sequences within:
- a CDS encoding HPr family phosphocarrier protein — translated: MLEGTVEVTNRLGLHLRAATKLAETARRFQAKVTIIGKDGQADARSVINLMMLGAAQGARLKVRADGPAARAALDAVERLFQDRFGED
- a CDS encoding DHH family phosphoesterase, which produces MDINLTKHKIKELRALVTEGDRVAILLQDDPDPDAMSSAIALRTLLGRNKLTTPIFSFTPVTRPENKTMMHLLEIEIAPADTEELAAFDRVAMVDVQPAYFNGRLRRADIVIDHHPGYPPNNAAFQDVRPGYGATATIMTEYLVAADERISERLSTALLYGIRSDTLMLKRRVTDNDIYAFTQLYPHANYSLLRQIDRPELPTRFARVLARVMRRFKIHEGIAVLHLGRVERDDLIVQMADFCLQFEGVEWVVVSGKLEGNLVIAVRNHGIGRGNAGEVVRKLFGEMGSAGGHRNMSKAVIALKDWRASEGTVRDTDIETRLREMFEAQISGDNDDD